A DNA window from Fuerstiella sp. contains the following coding sequences:
- a CDS encoding 3-deoxy-7-phosphoheptulonate synthase class II — MSIEWTPESWQSRLAQQQPVYDDEKQVSEILQRLGQLPPLVTAWEVDRLRQQLADAAAGNAFVLQGGDCSESFHDCNAVSILRKLKVLIQMSLVLICRSHQKVIRIGRIAGQYAKPRSASVESRDGVELPSYRGDIVNRSGFTEADRRPNPDLLLRAYERSALTINYIRALSEGGFADLHHPENWDLEFVRNTPGSRRYQEILESLSDAIRFMEVVSETELEQLTRVDFFTSHEGLHLLFEQAVTRTDQRNRGSYNLSTHLPWIGDRTRAIDGAHVEYFRGIRNPIGVKVGNSMAADELIDLIRVLNPDNQPGRLTLIHRFGAERIASQLPQLAESVRRARLNVLWSCDPMHGNIQTTRNGIKTRAFDDITLEIISAFRIHNEVGTRLSGIHLELTGEDVTECLGGPANLTELDLQRDYRSQVDPRLNYEQAMEIAFLIAEQMK; from the coding sequence TTGCCTCCGCTGGTCACGGCGTGGGAGGTGGATCGACTGCGGCAGCAACTGGCCGACGCTGCAGCCGGAAACGCGTTCGTACTTCAGGGTGGTGACTGCTCAGAAAGTTTCCATGACTGCAATGCCGTCTCGATTTTACGGAAACTGAAGGTGCTGATTCAGATGAGCCTGGTGCTCATCTGTCGGTCTCATCAGAAGGTCATCCGAATTGGCCGTATCGCCGGTCAGTACGCCAAACCTCGTTCGGCCAGTGTGGAAAGTCGTGACGGGGTTGAATTGCCGAGTTACCGGGGAGACATTGTCAACCGCAGCGGGTTCACCGAAGCTGATCGCCGACCCAATCCGGATCTGTTACTGCGGGCCTACGAACGATCAGCCTTGACCATCAACTACATACGTGCACTCAGTGAGGGTGGCTTTGCTGATCTGCATCATCCGGAGAACTGGGATCTGGAATTCGTTCGGAATACACCAGGATCCCGCAGATACCAGGAAATTCTGGAATCACTCAGCGATGCGATTCGTTTTATGGAAGTCGTGTCCGAAACGGAACTGGAACAACTGACCCGGGTCGACTTTTTCACATCACATGAGGGACTGCATTTATTGTTCGAACAGGCAGTCACGCGAACCGATCAGCGCAATCGCGGGTCATATAATCTCAGCACTCACCTGCCCTGGATTGGTGATCGGACCCGTGCGATTGACGGGGCCCATGTGGAGTACTTTCGAGGAATCCGCAATCCGATTGGTGTTAAGGTAGGGAATTCAATGGCGGCGGATGAACTGATCGATCTGATCCGCGTTCTCAATCCGGATAATCAACCGGGACGGCTGACTCTTATTCATCGATTTGGTGCGGAAAGAATCGCGTCTCAACTGCCTCAGCTTGCTGAAAGTGTCCGTCGAGCCCGGCTGAATGTGTTGTGGAGCTGCGATCCAATGCACGGAAACATCCAGACAACCAGAAACGGGATCAAGACACGAGCTTTTGACGATATTACGCTGGAAATCATTTCCGCGTTTCGGATCCACAATGAAGTCGGCACGCGTCTGAGTGGTATCCATCTGGAACTGACAGGCGAGGATGTCACGGAGTGTCTGGGCGGGCCGGCCAATCTTACTGAACTGGATCTGCAGCGCGATTATCGCAGCCAGGTGGATCCCCGACTGAATTATGAACAGGCAATGGAGATAGCGTTTCTGATCGCTGAACAGATGAAGTAG
- the hisB gene encoding imidazoleglycerol-phosphate dehydratase HisB has product MAEISRKTAETSIRLSLRIDGSGECDIQTNVGFFDHMLTLLARHGLLDLTVKAEGDLHVDHHHTVEDVGICFGQAIAEAIGDKAGILRYGDVTLPMEETLVTSALDLSGRFAFVYAVEFPTEKIGEFDTQLIQEFWNAVASNARMNLHLILHHGSNSHHIAEGCFKATARALRKAVAVDPRQTGVPSSKGTLTK; this is encoded by the coding sequence ATGGCTGAAATTTCACGCAAGACAGCCGAAACATCGATTCGTCTGTCGCTCCGTATTGACGGTTCCGGTGAATGCGATATTCAGACCAATGTCGGTTTCTTTGACCACATGCTTACACTACTGGCGCGGCACGGACTGCTGGACCTGACCGTGAAAGCTGAGGGCGATCTGCACGTTGATCATCATCATACAGTAGAGGATGTTGGAATCTGTTTTGGTCAGGCCATTGCAGAAGCGATTGGCGACAAAGCGGGAATCCTGCGATATGGTGACGTCACGCTGCCGATGGAAGAAACGCTGGTGACTTCGGCACTGGATCTCAGTGGTCGATTTGCCTTTGTATACGCCGTGGAATTTCCCACTGAGAAAATCGGAGAATTTGATACTCAACTGATTCAGGAATTCTGGAATGCTGTTGCGTCGAATGCTCGTATGAATCTGCACCTTATTTTGCACCATGGTTCGAACAGTCACCATATTGCTGAAGGCTGTTTCAAGGCAACAGCCCGTGCACTGCGGAAAGCCGTTGCCGTGGATCCTCGACAAACCGGTGTTCCTTCGTCCAAGGGAACTCTGACTAAGTAG